A genomic window from Triticum urartu cultivar G1812 chromosome 7, Tu2.1, whole genome shotgun sequence includes:
- the LOC125522339 gene encoding RING-H2 finger protein ATL43-like — protein MEPSRRLLLSDYDGAIMSPLPSPSTSSAAPFKPGVAVVVGILTSVFSITFLLLLYAKHCKRSAAESSGPYGSGGGSGGGAAGERRNSGVERAVVESLPVFRFGALRGQKAGLECAVCLGRFEPTEALRLLPKCRHGFHVECVDTWLDAHSTCPLCRSRVDPEDVLLLPEPPKPSTTGPPEPPEQKAAAAVATVKDKSKDAALAPAPAPSPAWRRIAGRHSTGSVRAPGRVGPTSRRSADLEVGGGDGGAATVGCFDVAKVRKDRVLMVEPAAAVAEPDPVAFDRRFGHRILVSTACGCDDETAPAAKQRWSDLRPADLMFVRSEMLVTETGRYSCSAAVNSGNRGRAEISGRCLSEIAGVSRLPPIRAGAEARAGSARRWPGSSWWARGSPGVNGPST, from the coding sequence ATGGAGCCGTCGCGGCGGCTTCTGCTCTCCGACTACGACGGCGCGATCATGTCGCCGCTGCCGTCGCCGTCCACGTCGTCGGCCGCGCCGTTCAAGCCGGGCGTGGCGGTGGTCGTGGGGATACTGACGAGCGTCTTCTCCATCACCTTCCTCCTGCTGCTCTACGCCAAGCACTGCAAGCGGAGCGCCGCGGAGTCGTCGGGCCCCTACGGGAGCGGCGGCGGCTCCGGAGGTGGCGCGGCGGGCGAGCGGAGGAACTCCGGCGTGGAGCGCGCGGTGGTGGAGTCGCTCCCCGTGTTCCGCTTCGGGGCGCTGCGCGGGCAGAAGGCCGGGCTCGAGTGCGCCGTCTGCCTCGGCCGCTTCGAGCCGACGGAGGCGCTGCGGCTGCTGCCCAAATGCCGGCACGGGTTCCACGTCGAGTGCGTGGATACGTGGCTGGACGCGCACTCCACGTGCCCGCTCTGCCGCTCCCGCGTCGACCCGGAGGACGTGCTGCTCCTGCCTGAGCCGCCCAAGCCGTCCACCACGGGACCTCCCGAACCGCCGGAGCAGAAAGCTGCCGCTGCCGTTGCTACGGTCAAGGACAAGAGCAAGGACGCAGCCTTGGCTCCTGCGCCTGCACCCTCTCCGGCGTGGCGAAGGATAGCGGGCCGGCACTCGACGGGGTCGGTGCGAGCGCCTGGGCGGGTTGGCCCTACGTCACGGCGGTCGGCCGATCTGGAGGTGGGAGGAGGCGATGGTGGCGCGGCTACGGTGGGCTGCTTCGACGTCGCGAAGGTGAGGAAGGACCGGGTGCTGATGGTGGAACCGGCAGCCGCGGTGGCGGAGCCCGATCCGGTCGCGTTCGACCGGCGGTTCGGGCACCGTATCCTGGTGAGCACCGCGTGCGGCTGCGACGACGAGACGGCCCCGGCAGCTAAGCAGCGGTGGAGCGACCTCCGGCCGGCCGATCTGATGTTCGTGCGGTCGGAGATGCTGGTGACCGAGACCGGGCGGTACTCCTGCTCGGCCGCCGTCAACTCCGGCAACCGCGGCAGGGCCGAGATCAGCGGGCGCTGCCTCTCCGAGATCGCCGGCGTGAGCCGCCTCCCTCCGATCCGCGCCGGCGCGGAAGCGCGGGCCGGGAGCGCGCGTCGGTGGCCGGGCTCGAGCTGGTGGGCCCGGGGCTCGCCCGGCGTTAACGGCCCTAGCACCTAG